Proteins encoded within one genomic window of Sulfolobales archaeon:
- a CDS encoding DUF4350 domain-containing protein — protein sequence MLREFTLILLILFILSGSVYGIQLKLAPQYDPPSIYNYGGGGYTRIYLSLAESGFKVYHITNFNELSRFNPSTTVLIIASPDKPVEEDSVENVISWVRKGGLVLALDEIGTLNPLANSIGFRIGSIISSVSLGECLIENHSFPLYVNVYSPLISLQNMSLEGLEVIGRCYAEGFLIGVLVRIGIGRIFLLGDSSILINSMIRYNKTTYNIILLRTLIGERDSVVFYEGGREYIFIDTRVLLDLVRIPLSFLAYILGSVMNSDLLAGILLFTFISTLFLFIYLRRYVTFPSYREEWRGKPAYRISKSHIIARYRDWIKEKR from the coding sequence ATGCTTAGAGAATTCACGCTGATACTACTCATTCTTTTCATTCTCTCAGGCTCAGTCTACGGTATACAACTTAAGCTAGCACCTCAATATGATCCTCCCTCTATATATAATTATGGAGGAGGTGGCTATACCCGGATATACTTATCGCTAGCCGAAAGCGGGTTCAAGGTTTATCATATAACGAACTTTAACGAGCTGAGTAGATTTAATCCCTCTACAACAGTGCTCATCATAGCCAGCCCTGACAAGCCTGTTGAAGAAGACTCCGTGGAAAATGTGATCTCATGGGTTAGAAAAGGTGGTCTCGTGCTTGCTCTAGATGAGATAGGAACATTAAATCCTCTAGCTAATTCAATAGGTTTTAGGATAGGTTCTATAATTTCTTCTGTTTCTCTAGGTGAATGTCTTATAGAGAATCACTCCTTTCCGCTATATGTTAATGTATACTCTCCTCTAATATCTCTTCAGAACATGAGTTTAGAAGGTTTAGAAGTGATTGGCAGATGTTATGCTGAGGGGTTTTTGATAGGAGTTCTGGTGAGAATAGGTATTGGAAGAATCTTTCTACTAGGAGATTCTAGCATTCTCATAAATTCTATGATAAGGTATAACAAAACTACTTATAACATAATTCTTCTCAGAACATTGATCGGAGAGAGAGATTCGGTAGTATTCTACGAGGGAGGTAGAGAGTATATCTTCATAGATACAAGAGTACTCTTAGATCTTGTTAGAATACCCTTAAGTTTTCTAGCATACATACTGGGCAGTGTAATGAACTCAGATCTCTTAGCAGGAATTCTACTATTTACATTCATATCTACATTATTCCTCTTCATATATCTTAGAAGGTATGTCACATTTCCATCTTACAGAGAAGAATGGAGGGGAAAGCCTGCATATAGGATTAGCAAGAGCCATATTATTGCGAGGTATAGAGATTGGATAAAAGAAAAGAGATAG
- a CDS encoding MoxR family ATPase encodes MDKRKEIEFFQEVFSKAVENISRVIVGKRREIELILASLLAEGHVILEGVPGVAKTLLARSIASSFNLSFKRIQATPDLLPSDIIGVNIYDPRSGSFRFREGPIFSNILLIDEINRAPPKTQSALLEAMQERQVSVEGVSIKLPKPFMVIATMNPIEVEGVFPLSEAQVDRFLAKVYIGYPDVNETVEILKRYHEINEIALKPVISSEELLKAQEIVRSVKVDENLLKYISLIVQATRNHSMVRLGASPRGAIALYLLSRSIALIRGREYVIPDDIKYVAEAALSHRIILKPEALLGGVRAEKIVEDVLSRVDIP; translated from the coding sequence TTGGATAAAAGAAAAGAGATAGAATTCTTTCAAGAAGTGTTCTCTAAAGCGGTGGAGAATATATCAAGGGTTATAGTAGGTAAGAGAAGAGAGATCGAATTAATTCTAGCCTCGCTTTTAGCGGAAGGACATGTAATTTTAGAAGGAGTGCCAGGCGTTGCCAAAACTCTTCTCGCAAGATCTATAGCCAGTTCTTTCAATCTATCATTTAAGAGAATCCAGGCCACACCAGATCTTCTCCCCTCAGATATAATAGGAGTTAACATATACGACCCTCGATCTGGTAGCTTCAGATTCAGAGAAGGCCCTATATTTTCTAATATACTTCTTATAGACGAGATAAATAGAGCTCCTCCTAAGACTCAAAGTGCTCTCCTAGAAGCCATGCAGGAGAGGCAGGTATCTGTTGAAGGAGTTTCTATAAAACTTCCGAAACCTTTCATGGTTATAGCAACTATGAATCCTATAGAGGTTGAAGGAGTTTTTCCTCTCTCAGAAGCTCAGGTAGATAGATTTCTTGCTAAAGTCTACATAGGCTACCCCGATGTTAATGAGACTGTAGAGATCCTCAAAAGATATCATGAGATCAATGAGATCGCTTTAAAACCTGTAATTAGCTCCGAAGAGCTTTTGAAAGCTCAGGAGATTGTGAGAAGTGTGAAAGTCGATGAGAACCTACTCAAGTATATATCTCTCATAGTTCAAGCTACGAGAAATCATTCTATGGTTAGGCTGGGTGCGTCTCCAAGAGGTGCTATAGCTCTCTACCTTCTATCAAGATCCATAGCATTGATCAGAGGGAGAGAATATGTGATACCTGATGATATAAAGTATGTAGCAGAAGCAGCTCTCTCGCACAGGATCATTCTTAAACCTGAGGCTCTGTTAGGTGGTGTAAGAGCTGAAAAGATAGTTGAGGATGTCTTATCAAGGGTAGATATTCCATGA
- a CDS encoding DUF58 domain-containing protein — MRLSLRGFSIGLMSFLLLLISIYTGSVLLFSTSISLLLILTRARIQIERILRVSNRIHVRRSIERYRVYEGGETEIKIYVENRSENTIPYLVVADMIPRELKVSGGSNQIASILSGNSFIEYSYKVRVDNPGRHDIRSIKLILGDSLALFLEEIYVDYYSYITGIPRGIPIDISEKIRSLNPGSMIRGRTLGGIYDLWGFREYTPGDDVRKIYWKGFARTGKVYVREDIGESRPRTLLIIGLTKYSWLIGSGFNSYSEALLRLARSVGEAILNSYGSLDVMICEEAVVKIFRNITSKTRERFLSLFDEIPYRGGCSSIGIILLNLYRAGEAGYDLVLITSTPVDLITSDPEDIIRYARESGFTGVIMMPNLDYEKDIGEGIMNIISRTLSSAGFPPIILDRSFKRVS, encoded by the coding sequence ATGAGACTTTCTCTGAGAGGTTTCAGCATAGGATTAATGTCATTCTTACTACTGCTTATTTCAATATACACAGGCTCTGTTCTACTATTTTCCACATCTATTTCACTACTCTTAATTCTGACTAGAGCTAGAATTCAAATCGAGAGAATTCTAAGAGTTAGCAATAGGATCCATGTTAGGAGGAGTATTGAAAGATACAGAGTGTATGAAGGAGGAGAAACAGAGATCAAGATATATGTAGAGAACAGATCTGAGAATACTATACCTTATCTAGTAGTAGCTGATATGATACCAAGAGAGCTGAAAGTTTCCGGAGGCAGTAATCAGATAGCTTCAATACTCTCAGGAAACAGCTTCATAGAATATTCATATAAAGTTAGAGTAGATAATCCTGGTCGTCATGATATAAGATCTATAAAATTGATCTTAGGAGATTCATTGGCATTGTTTCTCGAGGAGATCTATGTAGATTATTATTCATATATAACAGGAATTCCAAGAGGTATCCCCATTGATATATCTGAGAAGATCAGATCTCTCAATCCAGGATCTATGATTAGAGGAAGAACCCTTGGAGGGATCTATGATCTATGGGGGTTCAGAGAATACACACCAGGAGATGACGTGAGAAAGATCTACTGGAAAGGATTTGCAAGAACTGGTAAGGTTTATGTTAGAGAGGATATTGGAGAGAGCAGACCTAGAACTCTACTGATTATAGGGCTTACAAAATACTCTTGGCTTATAGGATCCGGATTCAATAGCTACTCTGAAGCTCTCTTACGACTAGCGAGATCTGTTGGAGAGGCTATTCTAAATAGCTATGGCTCTCTCGATGTAATGATATGTGAAGAAGCTGTAGTTAAGATCTTTAGAAATATAACCAGTAAAACTAGAGAGAGGTTTCTTTCATTATTCGATGAAATACCATATAGAGGAGGTTGTTCGAGTATTGGTATCATCCTGCTAAACCTCTATAGAGCCGGTGAGGCAGGTTATGATCTTGTTCTAATAACATCAACACCTGTTGATCTAATTACATCAGATCCTGAGGATATCATCAGATATGCTAGAGAAAGCGGATTTACAGGTGTTATTATGATGCCCAACCTAGATTATGAGAAGGATATAGGTGAGGGAATTATGAATATAATCTCTAGAACTCTATCTTCAGCAGGTTTTCCTCCTATTATTCTCGATAGAAGTTTTAAGAGAGTGTCCTGA
- a CDS encoding Tfx family DNA-binding protein yields MSRSRRNTFLTDKQIEVLKLRSRGFTQREIAKIMSSSRENISTIERRAFNKLLKALSTLEAYIEILSISQVEISEGTSVKEATEKIFREANRSGVKLKETMPRLMDLIIRFSGADIESDKIRNSLRVFILRSGSVGIISIPRRIKRSRTICMGIYMAPRDHCS; encoded by the coding sequence ATGAGTAGAAGTAGAAGAAACACTTTCCTAACAGATAAACAAATAGAGGTTTTAAAACTCAGATCCAGAGGATTTACCCAGCGTGAGATCGCCAAGATCATGAGTTCTTCTAGGGAGAATATATCTACTATAGAAAGAAGAGCGTTCAATAAATTACTTAAGGCATTATCTACTCTAGAGGCTTACATAGAGATCCTATCAATATCACAGGTAGAAATTAGTGAAGGCACCAGCGTTAAAGAGGCTACCGAGAAGATCTTCAGAGAAGCTAATAGATCGGGTGTGAAACTTAAGGAAACCATGCCTAGATTAATGGATCTAATTATAAGATTCTCAGGAGCAGATATTGAGAGTGATAAAATTAGAAATTCTTTAAGAGTATTCATACTAAGAAGCGGAAGCGTAGGAATCATATCTATACCGAGAAGAATCAAAAGATCTAGAACTATCTGCATGGGAATCTACATGGCTCCAAGAGACCATTGTTCTTAA
- a CDS encoding alcohol dehydrogenase catalytic domain-containing protein, with amino-acid sequence MRAAVIMRPGPPEKAFEIKDLEDPKVLKGHVLVRTRFCSVNHLDLWQRRGSPYFPVEYPRIPGSDAVGVVEEVGENVENIKRGDLVVVAPGWGDGVCTKCLMGRENECENYTILGYTIPGCYAEKILVPATVVYKIREEVDLAELSSIPLTFTTAYHGLVTKAGLGPDESVFIWSSSGGAGIASLKIAKLLNAHVIAHTRSEWKAAILEKLGADEVFVGDYRSAIEKYRSKIDVVVDYIGSSTFNLSIELLRKGGRIVLFGVTSGAEVNVNLRSLYLKKSSIYGVYIGSRWEFEKVLKYYLKGLIKPYIFKIMRIEEVVEAHKILEEGASIGKIVLSY; translated from the coding sequence GTGAGAGCCGCTGTCATCATGAGGCCGGGGCCTCCTGAAAAAGCTTTTGAGATCAAGGATTTAGAAGATCCGAAGGTATTAAAAGGGCATGTACTTGTTAGAACTAGGTTCTGTAGTGTAAATCATTTGGATCTATGGCAGAGAAGAGGATCTCCATACTTTCCAGTAGAGTACCCTAGAATACCAGGTTCTGATGCTGTGGGAGTTGTAGAAGAAGTGGGAGAAAATGTTGAGAATATAAAGAGAGGGGATCTGGTAGTGGTAGCTCCTGGATGGGGTGATGGTGTTTGTACAAAATGTCTAATGGGTAGAGAAAATGAGTGTGAGAACTATACAATACTAGGGTACACTATTCCAGGATGCTATGCCGAAAAGATTCTAGTCCCTGCAACAGTTGTTTATAAGATTAGAGAAGAAGTTGATCTAGCAGAACTCTCATCAATTCCTTTAACATTCACCACAGCATACCACGGACTCGTCACAAAAGCTGGGTTAGGTCCTGACGAGAGTGTTTTCATATGGAGTTCTAGTGGTGGTGCTGGTATCGCCTCGCTTAAGATAGCTAAGCTACTTAACGCACATGTTATAGCTCATACGAGAAGTGAATGGAAGGCTGCTATTCTAGAAAAACTTGGAGCAGATGAAGTTTTTGTAGGAGATTATAGGAGTGCTATTGAAAAGTATAGATCTAAGATCGATGTGGTAGTAGATTATATAGGTTCTAGTACTTTCAACCTATCTATAGAACTTCTGAGAAAAGGTGGCAGGATCGTGCTCTTCGGAGTAACATCAGGAGCTGAGGTTAACGTGAATCTAAGGTCTCTTTATCTGAAAAAATCTTCTATATATGGAGTGTATATAGGATCAAGATGGGAGTTTGAGAAAGTTCTAAAATACTATTTAAAAGGTCTTATAAAACCATATATATTTAAGATCATGAGAATTGAAGAAGTTGTCGAAGCGCATAAGATTCTTGAGGAGGGAGCTTCTATAGGGAAGATAGTTCTAAGCTATTAG
- a CDS encoding glycosyltransferase family 4 protein produces the protein MKFFSVMYQTSNSKGQELLAQRMVKWARILGHEAWVLTSLYHDGRSIISRKDVIKTEKGYMIYEKDPAIGIPTIRVDSSSTMWPPRRIFFRDFISTLRAIDKDIGIDFIVTHSTLWNGPEETSRWVLWKRLMITLGEEKKDVFYAHMSHYQPPDPIRYSPAERTYRIAWNSTVYPSIFRTANLIICLTSIEAEDMISMGARPEQIHIFPGGLDDEEASLIDKANPDLFLDRFKIDRDKIIISYLGTIEERKNPLAIVRVARALKDLRDVIFVIAGRPGDQWSQVIKESKNLPNVIITGEIDERVKASLIKSSYINIIMSRMEAFGLTQLEFMYGGVPVVTSAVYGQKWLVRDGVDGVHLRGPDDIEGAARVIRELVKDRERRDLMSRNARERAKDMLMSRLMKNLFERVRS, from the coding sequence ATGAAATTCTTCTCAGTAATGTACCAGACATCTAATAGTAAAGGACAAGAGCTACTTGCTCAGAGAATGGTTAAATGGGCTAGAATTCTAGGACATGAGGCATGGGTTCTCACAAGTCTCTACCACGATGGGAGGAGTATAATCTCGAGAAAAGATGTTATAAAGACTGAAAAAGGTTATATGATATATGAAAAAGATCCGGCTATTGGGATACCCACGATCAGGGTTGATAGTTCTTCTACTATGTGGCCTCCTAGAAGAATCTTCTTTAGAGATTTTATATCGACCTTAAGAGCTATCGATAAAGATATTGGCATAGACTTCATCGTGACCCATTCAACTCTATGGAACGGTCCTGAAGAGACTTCTAGATGGGTTCTTTGGAAGAGGCTTATGATTACACTAGGTGAAGAGAAGAAGGATGTATTCTACGCTCATATGTCCCACTACCAGCCTCCAGATCCTATAAGATACTCTCCTGCAGAGAGAACCTATAGAATAGCATGGAACTCGACAGTATATCCTTCGATCTTTAGAACTGCTAATCTGATCATATGTCTCACTAGTATAGAAGCTGAAGATATGATCTCTATGGGTGCAAGACCCGAACAGATACATATCTTCCCCGGCGGTCTAGATGATGAGGAAGCTTCTCTAATAGATAAAGCTAATCCAGATCTCTTTCTAGATAGATTTAAGATCGACAGAGATAAAATTATCATATCTTATTTAGGCACTATCGAAGAAAGAAAAAATCCTCTCGCCATCGTTAGAGTGGCAAGAGCTTTGAAGGATCTTAGGGATGTTATCTTCGTTATAGCTGGCAGACCTGGCGATCAGTGGTCTCAAGTTATTAAAGAATCTAAGAATCTGCCCAATGTTATTATAACTGGCGAGATAGATGAGAGGGTTAAAGCTTCTCTTATCAAGAGTTCCTATATAAACATTATAATGTCCAGAATGGAGGCTTTTGGATTAACCCAGCTTGAATTCATGTATGGAGGTGTTCCGGTGGTAACCAGTGCTGTGTATGGACAGAAATGGTTGGTGAGAGACGGTGTTGACGGGGTTCATCTCAGAGGTCCTGATGATATTGAAGGTGCTGCGAGGGTTATAAGAGAACTTGTAAAAGATCGCGAGAGAAGAGATCTCATGTCTCGAAACGCTCGTGAAAGAGCTAAGGACATGCTTATGTCGAGATTAATGAAAAATTTATTTGAGAGAGTAAGAAGTTAG
- a CDS encoding NADP-dependent isocitrate dehydrogenase — MVSKIPMDKPLVELDGDEMARVMWGWVKEKLINPYVDLKTEYYDLHIKRRDETADRITIEAAEAIKRWGVGVKCATITPNAERVKEYNLKKEWRSPNATIREILDGTLFRAPIILSNIIPAVRFWRKPIVVARHAYGDIYSGVGLRFEEAGEAEIIYRSVSGKEIRVKLPRLEDSGVLQAYHNLDRSIESFARASFKYALMNRLDLWFATKDTISKIYDARFKEIFNRIYEEEFKEEFNREGLRYEYYLIDDAYSRAVRSEGGFVWATKNYDGDVISDLVASAFSGSLALMTSELYSPQGYYMSEAAHGTVQRHYYRYLKGEKTSTNPTAIIFAWTRALKERGKRDGIRDLITFSEILEEAVKKTIEIDRIMTQDVARVSEPPINAVVYTEEFIDAVRRNLDMLVEKRGILR; from the coding sequence ATGGTTAGCAAGATTCCCATGGATAAACCTCTAGTAGAGCTAGATGGAGATGAGATGGCTAGAGTTATGTGGGGTTGGGTTAAAGAGAAGCTTATAAATCCTTATGTGGATCTGAAGACAGAATACTATGATCTTCATATTAAAAGGAGAGATGAAACAGCTGATAGGATCACTATAGAAGCTGCAGAAGCTATAAAAAGATGGGGTGTAGGTGTTAAATGCGCTACTATAACTCCCAATGCCGAGAGAGTTAAAGAATATAATCTAAAGAAAGAATGGAGAAGTCCTAATGCCACAATCAGAGAAATTCTCGATGGAACTCTATTCAGAGCACCTATAATTCTAAGCAATATAATTCCCGCAGTAAGGTTTTGGAGGAAACCTATTGTGGTAGCTCGACATGCTTATGGTGACATATACTCTGGTGTTGGGTTAAGATTTGAGGAAGCCGGAGAAGCTGAGATCATATACAGATCTGTTTCGGGAAAGGAGATCAGAGTTAAGCTACCTCGCCTCGAAGATTCAGGAGTTCTTCAGGCATATCATAACCTAGACAGATCTATTGAAAGTTTTGCGAGAGCCTCCTTTAAATATGCTCTTATGAACAGACTAGATCTATGGTTTGCCACTAAGGATACCATATCGAAGATCTACGATGCTAGATTTAAGGAGATATTTAATAGAATATATGAGGAGGAGTTTAAAGAAGAATTCAATAGAGAGGGTCTGAGATATGAATACTATTTAATAGATGACGCCTATTCTAGGGCTGTTAGATCTGAAGGAGGTTTTGTATGGGCTACCAAGAATTATGATGGAGATGTGATCTCAGACCTTGTCGCGTCAGCATTCTCAGGAAGCCTAGCTCTAATGACATCAGAGCTTTACTCTCCCCAAGGCTATTATATGTCTGAAGCTGCTCACGGAACTGTGCAGAGACATTATTATAGGTATCTAAAAGGTGAGAAGACCTCTACCAACCCTACAGCAATTATATTCGCATGGACTAGAGCTCTTAAGGAGAGAGGTAAGAGAGATGGTATAAGAGATCTTATTACATTCTCCGAGATACTTGAAGAAGCTGTTAAAAAGACTATAGAAATAGATCGGATCATGACGCAAGATGTTGCAAGAGTTTCAGAACCTCCTATAAATGCTGTAGTATATACAGAAGAGTTCATCGATGCTGTAAGAAGAAATCTAGATATGCTCGTGGAGAAGAGAGGAATCCTTAGATAA
- a CDS encoding glycosyltransferase family 2 protein — MIFLQILAGVMLLSLASVQIIHTFYAIGFLRVYRKNTGIAGVEEKNNDTFPKIRASVIIPEKDEDLDILKRSIESSARLKWDREFLEIILVADDSRDRRTLIEDLVDMISRDTKTKIITIYREKPAGGRNGAINEAIARSSGEIIAIVDADTTLSQDFLLRAYEKMISEKCDAVVGRWIGRSYFRSRIGYALTASTTFIQTLLYYGRSSWGFYIVPLGSGTVFRREIFSNIGPIDHDIVQDDYWIGIKMFRSGLKTCYEDNALVEVLVPSTYTAFKVQQSRWAYGAMQAVLRGFKLIIRARDSIVRKLELILYALQYIPALVLLIITPLFYLSYAVIRPSEDPVLQVSSLLYLWIASSILYVAFYIAILKIRAGAPILRSLKWLGTSSATSSVLTPVLGLSQLKALANPKRYRYKVTPKGDSEKMRTRIKDLIPEILFSPVVFIGFTASIVLHHIGVFIVSGAMLASYLYVTFSVGSSSI; from the coding sequence ATGATATTTCTACAGATTCTCGCAGGAGTTATGCTCCTATCTCTTGCATCTGTGCAGATTATACATACATTCTATGCAATAGGCTTTTTAAGAGTATACAGAAAGAATACGGGTATTGCAGGAGTTGAAGAGAAAAATAATGATACATTTCCAAAGATTAGAGCCTCAGTTATTATTCCAGAGAAAGATGAAGATCTAGATATATTGAAGAGATCTATTGAAAGTAGTGCGAGACTTAAATGGGATAGAGAATTTCTCGAGATAATTCTCGTGGCAGATGATTCGAGGGATAGAAGAACTCTTATAGAAGATCTAGTTGATATGATAAGCAGAGATACCAAAACAAAGATCATTACTATATATAGAGAGAAGCCTGCTGGAGGGAGAAACGGTGCTATTAACGAGGCTATAGCAAGATCTTCTGGAGAAATAATAGCTATAGTTGATGCTGACACTACTCTCTCTCAGGATTTTCTGTTAAGAGCTTATGAGAAAATGATATCCGAGAAGTGTGATGCTGTAGTTGGTAGGTGGATTGGCAGGAGCTACTTTAGATCTAGAATAGGCTACGCTCTAACAGCTTCCACTACATTTATACAAACACTGTTATACTACGGAAGATCTTCGTGGGGGTTTTACATTGTTCCTCTCGGCAGTGGAACAGTCTTCCGTAGAGAGATCTTTTCAAATATAGGTCCTATAGATCATGACATTGTTCAGGATGATTATTGGATTGGAATTAAAATGTTCAGAAGCGGTCTCAAGACATGTTATGAAGACAATGCCTTGGTAGAAGTCTTAGTACCATCAACCTATACGGCGTTCAAGGTTCAACAGAGTAGATGGGCTTATGGAGCGATGCAAGCTGTTTTAAGAGGATTCAAACTTATAATAAGAGCACGAGATAGCATAGTTAGAAAATTAGAGCTGATCTTATACGCCTTACAATACATCCCAGCTCTAGTACTTCTAATTATAACTCCTCTATTTTACTTGTCCTATGCCGTGATAAGACCTTCTGAAGACCCTGTGCTACAGGTTTCATCATTATTATATCTATGGATAGCATCTTCAATACTCTACGTAGCATTCTACATAGCCATATTAAAGATAAGAGCTGGAGCTCCAATACTTAGAAGTCTGAAATGGTTGGGAACTTCTTCAGCTACTAGTTCTGTGTTGACACCTGTACTAGGGCTTAGCCAGTTGAAGGCTCTAGCTAATCCTAAGAGGTATAGATATAAGGTTACACCTAAAGGAGATTCTGAGAAGATGAGAACTAGAATAAAAGATCTTATCCCTGAAATACTCTTCTCACCAGTAGTTTTCATAGGCTTTACAGCATCAATTGTGTTACATCATATAGGAGTCTTTATAGTATCAGGCGCCATGCTTGCATCCTATCTCTATGTTACTTTCTCCGTGGGGTCGTCCTCTATATGA
- a CDS encoding aspartate aminotransferase family protein, with the protein MKSLKEKIEKIVHENTEIYLKRTPSSRKLFDKARRFLPGGVSYSIRFFSPYPLYISKAKGSKVWDVDGNEYTDFWMGHGTHVLGHSPDLVVEAVREIIGRGTHFGYENPYEVEFAEFLTRTLPGMDQIRFSMSGTESNMYALRLARAYTRRKYVIKFEGGWHGGLDQLHVGVSPPYDDPETLGLPRDFVKYTLIARYNSIEDVEKLLKIYDVAAVIVEPVLGAGGCIEARQEFLKELRRLTEEHGSVLIFDEVITGFRLAFGGAQEYFNIRADLVTYGKIIGGGFPGAGAFGGRSDLMDLLDHIKRPKSRERSGHGGTFTGNPVNSVAGYVLLKYLYENRGLYDEFNKIWDQTRSRIDKICEESNRICWATGVGSMLGIHFTRERPWDNRSARLNRLDEEIPRALHLFMRNHGMLYMTEDMIHLLPSMVHDRSEIDKFVDLFAQFIELLKL; encoded by the coding sequence GTGAAGTCTTTAAAAGAGAAGATCGAAAAGATCGTTCATGAGAATACAGAGATCTACCTTAAAAGAACTCCAAGTTCTAGAAAGCTTTTTGACAAGGCCAGAAGATTCCTCCCAGGTGGTGTATCCTATTCCATAAGATTCTTTTCACCTTATCCTCTATACATAAGTAAAGCCAAAGGATCTAAAGTATGGGATGTTGACGGAAACGAGTACACAGATTTTTGGATGGGTCATGGAACACATGTACTAGGACATTCACCTGATCTCGTCGTCGAGGCTGTTAGAGAGATTATAGGAAGAGGAACCCACTTCGGATATGAGAATCCTTATGAGGTAGAGTTTGCGGAATTCCTAACCAGAACATTGCCAGGAATGGATCAGATAAGATTCAGTATGAGTGGTACTGAGAGTAACATGTATGCTCTGAGACTAGCCAGAGCTTATACTAGGAGAAAATATGTGATAAAATTTGAAGGAGGCTGGCACGGAGGCTTAGACCAGCTTCATGTAGGGGTATCACCTCCTTATGATGATCCCGAGACCTTAGGTCTTCCAAGAGATTTTGTAAAGTATACTCTAATTGCAAGATACAATTCTATAGAAGATGTGGAAAAACTGCTGAAGATATATGATGTAGCGGCTGTTATAGTAGAACCAGTGCTAGGTGCAGGAGGATGTATCGAGGCTAGGCAGGAGTTTTTAAAAGAATTGAGAAGACTTACAGAAGAGCATGGATCTGTACTTATATTTGATGAGGTTATAACAGGTTTCAGACTTGCTTTCGGAGGTGCTCAAGAATACTTTAATATTAGAGCAGATCTCGTGACATACGGAAAGATCATCGGAGGAGGATTTCCAGGAGCTGGTGCTTTCGGAGGGAGAAGCGATCTAATGGATCTCCTAGATCATATTAAGAGGCCTAAGTCGAGAGAGAGAAGTGGTCATGGAGGAACGTTTACAGGGAATCCTGTTAATTCTGTTGCTGGCTATGTGCTTTTAAAATATTTATATGAGAACAGAGGGCTCTATGACGAGTTTAATAAAATATGGGATCAAACAAGATCTAGAATAGATAAGATCTGCGAGGAATCAAATAGAATATGCTGGGCCACAGGTGTTGGAAGCATGCTTGGGATTCATTTTACTAGAGAAAGACCATGGGATAACAGGAGTGCTAGACTTAATAGACTTGATGAAGAGATTCCTAGAGCTCTTCATCTTTTCATGAGAAACCACGGGATGTTATACATGACTGAAGACATGATACATCTACTGCCTTCTATGGTTCATGACAGGAGTGAAATAGATAAATTTGTAGATCTATTCGCGCAGTTTATAGAGCTGCTCAAGCTATGA
- a CDS encoding helix-turn-helix domain-containing protein, with protein MEPIIVRIYIGCEKDPLNKIARECEGWFIAVQDHDIRIYVRKCSRRIIRSLGKVIYFRKNLGILSIRSHILEDVIKEYSLISVLFDEGKLYIDLMIEKFEDLKKILKEIYEKGCSVKLIDQFRFDEYIPILSKRQKEVLIKAIEKGYFSYPRKVNLSKLSNDLGCSISTLHEHIRKIIERIMLNYYVRYIP; from the coding sequence TTGGAACCTATTATCGTGAGAATATATATAGGTTGTGAAAAAGATCCTCTGAATAAGATAGCTAGAGAGTGCGAAGGATGGTTCATAGCGGTTCAGGATCATGATATAAGAATCTATGTTAGAAAATGTAGCAGAAGAATCATAAGATCTCTTGGCAAGGTCATCTACTTTCGTAAGAATCTTGGAATACTTTCTATAAGATCTCATATCTTAGAGGATGTGATAAAAGAGTATAGCCTGATATCAGTCTTATTTGATGAAGGCAAACTATATATAGATCTTATGATCGAAAAATTTGAAGATCTAAAGAAAATATTAAAAGAGATCTATGAGAAAGGTTGCTCTGTGAAACTAATAGATCAGTTTAGGTTCGATGAATATATTCCAATACTTTCAAAAAGACAGAAAGAAGTACTTATAAAAGCCATCGAGAAAGGATACTTCAGCTATCCCAGGAAAGTGAATCTATCTAAGCTATCTAATGATCTAGGATGCTCCATATCTACTTTACACGAACACATTAGAAAGATTATAGAAAGAATCATGTTAAATTATTACGTAAGATATATACCCTAA